The genomic DNA TGACATTTTTAATCGCTATCCTTATCAATGTTTTTTGATGATAAATGTGAATAATCAAGGTATCGATACAGATAATCCAGAACTATTTCTAAATTAGGATTAAGACTATGCCAGCATATAAAGCCCCTTTGCATGATATTCGTTTTTTAATGAACGAAGTGCTTGATTACCCAGCACACTACAAAACGCTTTCAAATGGTGAAGCAGCGGATGCTGACACTGTAGACATGATTCTTGAAGGTGCGGCAGATTTCTGTGAAAACGTACTTTCTCCACTCAACCAATCGGGTGATGAAGAAGGCTGTCACTTTGAAAATGGTGAAGTCAAAACCCCAAAAGGCTTTAAAGAAGCCTATGACCAGTTCGTGCAAGGCGGCTGGCAAGGTTTGTCTTTCCCTGAAGAATTTGGCGGTCAAAATCTGCCGCAATCTTTAAACCTGATCAAATCAGAAATGATGGGTACTGCAAACTGGGCCTTCCAGATGTATCCGGGTTTAAGTGTCGGCTGTATGAACACCATTCTTCAGTTTGGTACTGAAGCACAAAAAAACACCTATATGCCTAACCTGGTGACAGGAGAATGGTCAGGTACGATGTGTCTTACCGAACCACAATGTGGTACGGACTTAGGCCAGGTCAAAACCAAGGCGGAACCCAAGGCAGATGGTACCTATGCCATTTCGGGCACGAAAATCTTTATCTCTGCCGGTGAACACGATTTAACAGAAAACATCGTTCATATCGTGCTTGCCCGCCTTCCAGATGCGCCTGCCGGGACCAAAGGTATTTCGCTATTCATTGTGCCCAAATTCCTGGTCAATGCAGATGGTACAGTGGGTGAGCGCAACCCTGTCAGCTGTGGTTCAATCGAACATAAAATGGGGATTCGCGCTTCTGCAACCGCAGTATTAAACTTTGACAATGCAACGGGTTACCTGATTGGCGAGCCACACAAAGGCTTGCATGCCATGTTCACTTTCATGAACACTGCGCGTATCGGTACCGCGATCCAGGGCATTGCCCATGCTGAACTGTCATTCCAGGGCGCACTTCCTTATGCCAAGGAGCGTATGTCCATGCGTGCCCTTTCAGGTAAGAAAGACCCTGAAAAAGTGGCTGATGCGATCATTCACCATGCTGACGTTCGTCGTATGCTACTCACTCAAAAAGCGATTGCTGAAGGCGGTCGTGCAATGATTTATTACGCCGCACAAATTGCCGACAAAATGGCTGATGCCTTAATACAGGGTGATACTGCAGCATATGAAGCACATGATGATCACCTGGGTTTCTACACCCCTATCCTGAAAGGTTTTTTGACTGAATTGGGTTTTGAAGCTGCCAACCACGGTATGCAAGTCTACGGCGGTCATGGCTACATCAAAGAATGGGGCATGGAACAGATTGTTCGTGACTCACGTATCTCTACCCTGTACGAAGGGACTACCGGTGTACAGGCACTTGACCTGATTGGCCGTAAAGTCCTGTTAACCTCTAGAGGTAAAGTGATTCGCGATTACACGGCTGAAATCCTGAAATTCTGTGGTCAGCATGCGCGTAACAAATACATGCGCCGTTTTGCTTGGGACTTGACCAAGCTTTGCGCACAATGGAATGCTCTCACCGTTCGTATTATGCTGGCGGCACGTAAAGACCGCGACATCGTGTCATCTGCATCTGTCGATTTCTTGATGTTCTCTGGCTATGTAATGATGGCTTATTTCTGGGCGCAACAAGCCGCTGTAGCTTCTGCAAAACTGGCTGCTGGTGAAGGTCAGGAAGTGCCTGAATTCTACAAAGCAAAAATCAAAACAGCAGATTTCTACTTTGAACGCCTGCTGCCACGTACCCAAGGTCATGCCGAAGCAATGGTCAATCCGTCAAAAACCATGACTTCACTGGCACCTGAACACTTTAGCTTTGACTACTAAGCTGTAAAGTTTAAGTCAAAATAAAAGAGCACTTCGGTGCTCTTTTATTTTCAAGCCATATTCCATAAAAGCACTTATATCAAATAATGCCATTGCGGAGGATTTACTGATTGTATGCATATTGCGGTAGCCAGTCCCAAAAATGGGATAGTGCTCATCAGCACAGCTAATGAGCATGACGCAATGGCAAAGAAAAACCCCGGCAGGATGCCGGGGTTTTCGTATGGGTTGATTAAGCATGACTCCTGTCTTGCCTCACAGCCCTGGTGTTTGAACGTATTATTGTTGTTTTCTGTTCCGGAATATCCTGTTCCTGTATGACTTGATCTAAAGAAAAAAGAACGGCTGTTCCAATCCGCAAAATCCCTAAATCAATGTACGTCAGAGCGTACAAAGCTAAGCGTTTTCCCTATCGAGTAAACTTGATGCCGGTGTTTATTTCCTCCCTGAGTATTCTCCTCGGCTCTTCGATTTAAATATTGTTTCATCGGCGGGCAAGTAGCCGTATGCCCGCAGTTCAACGAAGGTAAATATATCTTTTCTGCCCCCATTCAGTTAATTACCCTTCGCCTACAGAAAATCGCCCCTGTTTAAATCGCTTTTGAGATGTGGATATGGTTGCACAATATGTAGCAAACGTTTCTTTTCACTTGCCTATTGGCATAACTTACTGCAGAACAGGAAACAATGCTGAGCCAAAACCAGCAATCAATAGAAAAACAAGCATCTTGGTTTTAAAAATAAGTAATTGAATAAATTTAATTTATTTAATATCTGGCTTATTTAACGCTCATTTTTATAAGAAAAAATTATAATACATATAAAAAACTTGAATGTTTATTTATTTCATGTATGATTAACTCAACTAGAAAAAATCTTGTTTAGTAAATCTTCTTTAAGTATCGCAGTTTTAGTCATAATCCTTCGTTTTTTCAGATCTTAAGCTCAATTCATTATTATTTTCAAAGTTATTATCAGTCATTTAAGATGGCTAAAAATTATTAAAATTCGATAGGTTATATTATGTCTAATACAGTTAACGGTACAGTAAAATGGTTTAACGAAACTAAAGGTTTCGGTTTCATTCAACAAGAATCTGGTCCAGATGTGTTTGCTCACTTCAGTGAAATTGCAAATTCTGGCTTTAAAACATTGTTTGAAGGTCAGCATGTGTCATTCAGTATTGCGCAAGGTCAAAAAGGCCCGAATGCTGTGAATATTGTTGCTTTATAATAAGTAACATCGATAAAAAAGCACTTTGATAGTGCTTTTTTTGTTTTTAGCGTTCAGACAACGCTGCATAGAAAACTGAAAACTTCACTCTGCCTCCTATGCAGTTGAATGGAAATTCAATCGCCCATATCTACGGCTTCTATATTGCATCAGGACATCAATCGAGGGATTAATTGCAAGTCACAGAAACTCTTCCAGCACCGAATTTAAAAACACATGCCCCTGCTCTGTACAAGACAAACGGTTTTGATCTTCAATCATCAACTGACGTGAACGTAATGAAGTTAAAAGCTCATGCAAATTTTCTAAATTCAAACCTGTACGCTCGGCATACAGTTTGGCATCAACACCCTGATTTAACCGTAGCGCATTCATCATAAATTCAAACGGCATGTCTTCATCTTCTATGCGTTTAAACTGCAAATGCTCAGCCGGTACTTTGGCCAGATAATCCTTGGGCAAGCGGGTTTTCTGGAAACGGTACACACCATCGGGTCGAGTCACTTTGCCATGCGCCCCTGCCCCAATCGCCAGATAATCGCCAAACTGCCAGTAATTTAAATTATGCGCAGAGGGTTTTTCCTTACGCCAGGCTGAAACTTCATAGTTCACAAAACCATTGGCCTTTAGGTAGGCTTCACCCTGTTCCTGAATATCTTCCAGCACATCCTCAACGGGTAAAACCGGCTGGGTACGGAAAAATACTGTATTCGGTTCAATGGTCAATTGATACCACGACACATGCGTGGCACCATTTTCCACAGCCAGTTTTAAATCAAGCAACGCCTGTTCTAGCGTTTGTTCTGGCAAGCCATGCATCAAGTCGACATTGATACGTTCAAAGCCTGCTTCACGGGCCAAATGAATGGCATTAATCGCATCATCATTGCTGTGAATACGCCCTAATTTTTTCAGCTGATCGCTATTAAAACTCTGCACACCAATGGAAAGACGGTTGATTCCTGCTGCCAAATAACCTGCAAAGGGGTCATGCTCCACTGTTCCCGGATTGGCTTCCAGAGTAATTTCACAGCCATCTTCAAAAGGAATTAAGCTTTTTAACTGGCTAAATAGCCATTGATAACCCTTTGCAGAAATCAGTGACGGCGTGCCTCCACCAATAAACACGCTATGAATCTGACGCCCCTGGGCAAAGTCGACCTGGGTTTTAAAGTCTTCGACCAAAGCCTGTAAATATTGCTGTTCCAGATCCAAGGACAGTTTTCCATCCGGTACGGCATGCGAGTTAAAGTCACAGTACGGACACTTACGCACACACCACGGCATATGAATGTATAAAGATAAAGGAACCAGTGCAGGATTTAATTCGGCCAAGGAACAAGCTCAAAATATATAAGACAGGAAGATAAATATATTAACATGACTGCATCAGGACACTGATAAAATCTCACAAGGAATATCAGTACACTAGGAAAAACTATTGAAGAATTAAATTGTTAGAATGATGAAAATATCTGCTCAGTTATTGTTATTCATTCCCATGACCCTGGGGATTGGTATCGCGCTTACTTTTCAAACGGCTATCAACAGCCAGTTGAGAGAATATTTAAATTCACCTTTACAAGCCGCCCTTTTATCTTTTCTGGTTGGTACAATACTGCTGGCCATATTGGTGTTTTTTCAGCCGGTAGGAAAACCGGGTTTTGCCACGTTTGTGCAACTGCCATGGTATTTATGGTTGGGTGGATTTCTTGGGGTATATGCCATTAGCCTCAGTATTTATGCTGCGCCCAAACTTGGTTTTCTCACTCTGTCCGGTTTGATTATTTTTGGTCAACTGGTCACTTCAATGATTCTGGATCATTTTGGTTTACTGGGCACAGAAAAAACACCGGTGAACTGGCAACGTCTGTTAGGTGGCGTAGTGATTTTTATTGGTGTGCTTCTCACTTTACAACGCTAACCCCTCATTATTCTAAGCACATGATGAGTAATTTTTGTGTCAAATGTCTCGTCGATTACAACGACCCGTTATGAATTAAAACAGCTCTTTCATTTGATGATTCCGATTCTGGTCACTCAATTTTCCCAGGCCGGTTTGGGACTGATTGATACCATTATGGCCGGACATCTTTCTCCGGTAGATCTTGCCGCGATTGCTGTCGGGGTAGGCTTATGGATTCCAGTCATGCTGCTGTTTAGCGGCATCATGATTGCCACCACTCCTTTGGTTGCAGAAGCCAACGGCGCACGTACGCCGGAAAAAATTGCCAGTATTGCACGGCAATCGCTGTGGATCGCGCTGATTCTGGGCATCATCGCTGCACTGATTTTACAGATCATGCCATTTTTATTGCCTGTTTTAGGCGTACCAGAAGTCTTGCTGCCCAAAGCCAGTTTGTTCCTGCATGCTATTGGTCTAGGTATGCCCGCTGTGACCATGTATGCAGCGCTGCGTGGCTATTCGGAAGCGCTGGGGCATCCACGTCCCGTGACGGCGATTAGCCTGATTGCATTAATGGTTCTGGTTCCGCTTAACTTTATTTTTATGCATGGCTGGGGACCAATTCCGGAGTTAGGTTCAGCCGGTTGTGGTTTTGCCACGGCGATTTTGCAATGGCTGATGTTTATTGCACTCGCAACCTATGTATTAAAAGCTTCGGCCTATAAAAAAACACAGCCCTTTGCCACATTTGAAAAAATCAATCCGGACTGGATCAAGCGTATTTTAAGACTCGGTTTCCCGATTGGCCTGGCCATCTTTTTTGAAGTGAGCCTGTTCAGCACGGCTGCGATTGTGCTCAGCCCCTTGGGCGAAACCTTGGTGGCCGCGCATCAGATTGCCATGTCCGTGACCTCACAATTATTTATGATTCCAATGTCACTGGCCATTGCGCTGACCATTCGTGTGGGCACCTATTATGGGGAAAAAAACTGGCAGGCAATGCATAAAGTGCAATATCTGGGTCTGGCCACCGGCACTGTTTTTGCCTTCGCTACCATGGCACTGATCTGGTTTTTCCGGCCAGAAATTGTGTCAATTTACACCTCAGATTACGAGGTCACTCAGGTCGCGCTATATCTGCTGCTGTTTGCCATGGCCTATCAGCTGATGGATGCCTGGCAAGTCAGTGCGGCAGGTTGCCTGCGAGGCATGCAGGACACCAAAGGTCCGATGTGGATCACCATGATTGCCTATTGGGTCATTGCCTTCCCGGTCGGGATTTATCTAGCGCGTTTTACCCAAATGCAGGCAGCGGGTGTCTGGGTCGGCTTGATTGTCGGTTTAAGTGTAGCCTGTATCTTGTTATTAACCCGTTTATACAAAATCAACCATCGCCTGAAAATGCCTTAAAAATTACATAGACCCATCCCTTTTCATGGGAAAAGGGATGAGATCAATACAGCATAAATAGAAAAATAATCCACAATATTTCAGTTATTTAGCCACTCAAAAACGTTCTGTTTTTTGATAATCTCACTGTAAAAGTGCAGCTTTTAACAATTTCAAGTAGGCAATATCCTGTTTAACGCCTATGATCATTAAAAACCATCTATGATGATGCTGAGGAATATCGCATGGCAAAAACGGCTAGGACCCCCGGTCGTCGCTTTATGAAACTTGCCAGTATGACGGCGAGTATTGCAACTAAAACCGTATCAAACTCGATTAAAAACTTTAATGCCGATGAAGAACAAAAAAATGCTTCGCGCACTAAACTTTTTCAGGATATCGGCATTCAGATTGCGGACACCCTGGGCGAAATGAAAGGTGCGGTGATGAAAGTAGGGCAAATTGCTTCACAATACAAAGACATCTTCCCACCAGAAGTGGCCCGTGCCATTAGCAAGTTACAGCGCCAAGCCCCAGCCATGCCTTTTGCTGAAATTAAAGCGCAAGTTGAAAAAGAACTGGGTAAACCGCTCCAGAAAATCTTTAAAAGTTTTGATGAACAGCCTTTTGCTGCTGCGTCTATTGGGCAGGTGCATAAAGCCATCTTGCCGAACGGTCAGCAGGTCGTGGTCAAAGTGCAATATCCGGGCGTGGATGAAGCCTGTGAAAGTGACCTGAAACAGGTGCGTCTGGCCTTGCGCTTAATGGGTGTACTGAAAATTGACCGCAAGTTGCAAGATCAGCTGTTTAAGGAAATTCAGGACAGTCTGGATAATGAGCTGAACTATGAGATTGAGGCGCAAAACTTAGAAGTCGCACGTACATTTCATCAAACATTAGACAATAAAATTATTATTCCTCAAGTCTATAGCGACTATTCTTCGCGTCATATTCTGACTTTAAGCCTGGAACAGGGCGAAAGCATCGAAACGGCCAGTACCTGGTCTCAAGATACCCGTAATGAACTGGGTCGCCGCCTACTCCGTGCCATTGGTCAGGAAATTTTCTATCTGAAACGTTTCCACTGTGACCCGCATCCGGGCAACTTTGCCTTTCGTGAAGATGGGACGGTGATTATTTACGACTATGGCGGTGTCAAAACCCTGTCTACTGAAATTGTCTCGAATTTCAAGACCCTGATTAATGCCGCCCGTGAAGGCAATATTACCGAAATGGAACAGAAGCTGGATGACCTGCATTCCATCACCACGCAAGGCAAGTTTCCTGAAGATCTATATCGCCAGTGGCTGGAAGTGTTGATGCGTCCGCTGATCACCCATTACGATTTTGCTGAAAACTCTGCCCATCATGATGGCGTCGAACTGCTGAAACCGTCATTAAAATATTGGGATGTGTTTAAGCCTTCACCGGATACCTTAATGGTTAACCGCACGGTTTCCGGACATTACTGGAATTTAATTCATTTAAAAGTGAATGATAACCTGAATGATTTATTTGAGGAGCTGGTGCCTCCTCGAGTCTGATCAAGCCACACCCACCCGGTTCACCCATAGTACCCGGGTTTTATTTGACTCGATAATTGTTATGTTATAACATTTCTTTAAATTTAAAATATACGATGGAGAAATGTATGCGTCCAGATATCCACCCAGACTATCAACAGGTACTGTTCCACGATACCAATGCAGATGTCTATTTTGTTATTGGCAGCACGTTAAAACCGACCCAGACCCGTGAATATGAAGGCCAGACTTATCCTTATGTCACTCTGGATATTTCCAGTGCCTCACATCCGTTTTATACAGGTGAACAACGTCAAACCAGCAATGAAGGCCGTGTAGCAAGCTTTAATAAACGTTTCGCACGTTTCAAACGCTCACATTAAATTCATACTGTTTTAAGATTTAAAGGTTAATCTTAAGACTTGAAAAGCCCAAGCCATATCCTCCAGCTTGGGCTTCTTTTTTTCTGATATGACAAAAATTT from Acinetobacter sp. CS-2 includes the following:
- a CDS encoding acyl-CoA dehydrogenase C-terminal domain-containing protein; amino-acid sequence: MPAYKAPLHDIRFLMNEVLDYPAHYKTLSNGEAADADTVDMILEGAADFCENVLSPLNQSGDEEGCHFENGEVKTPKGFKEAYDQFVQGGWQGLSFPEEFGGQNLPQSLNLIKSEMMGTANWAFQMYPGLSVGCMNTILQFGTEAQKNTYMPNLVTGEWSGTMCLTEPQCGTDLGQVKTKAEPKADGTYAISGTKIFISAGEHDLTENIVHIVLARLPDAPAGTKGISLFIVPKFLVNADGTVGERNPVSCGSIEHKMGIRASATAVLNFDNATGYLIGEPHKGLHAMFTFMNTARIGTAIQGIAHAELSFQGALPYAKERMSMRALSGKKDPEKVADAIIHHADVRRMLLTQKAIAEGGRAMIYYAAQIADKMADALIQGDTAAYEAHDDHLGFYTPILKGFLTELGFEAANHGMQVYGGHGYIKEWGMEQIVRDSRISTLYEGTTGVQALDLIGRKVLLTSRGKVIRDYTAEILKFCGQHARNKYMRRFAWDLTKLCAQWNALTVRIMLAARKDRDIVSSASVDFLMFSGYVMMAYFWAQQAAVASAKLAAGEGQEVPEFYKAKIKTADFYFERLLPRTQGHAEAMVNPSKTMTSLAPEHFSFDY
- a CDS encoding cold-shock protein — its product is MSNTVNGTVKWFNETKGFGFIQQESGPDVFAHFSEIANSGFKTLFEGQHVSFSIAQGQKGPNAVNIVAL
- the hemW gene encoding radical SAM family heme chaperone HemW, with the protein product MAELNPALVPLSLYIHMPWCVRKCPYCDFNSHAVPDGKLSLDLEQQYLQALVEDFKTQVDFAQGRQIHSVFIGGGTPSLISAKGYQWLFSQLKSLIPFEDGCEITLEANPGTVEHDPFAGYLAAGINRLSIGVQSFNSDQLKKLGRIHSNDDAINAIHLAREAGFERINVDLMHGLPEQTLEQALLDLKLAVENGATHVSWYQLTIEPNTVFFRTQPVLPVEDVLEDIQEQGEAYLKANGFVNYEVSAWRKEKPSAHNLNYWQFGDYLAIGAGAHGKVTRPDGVYRFQKTRLPKDYLAKVPAEHLQFKRIEDEDMPFEFMMNALRLNQGVDAKLYAERTGLNLENLHELLTSLRSRQLMIEDQNRLSCTEQGHVFLNSVLEEFL
- a CDS encoding DMT family transporter, with protein sequence MMKISAQLLLFIPMTLGIGIALTFQTAINSQLREYLNSPLQAALLSFLVGTILLAILVFFQPVGKPGFATFVQLPWYLWLGGFLGVYAISLSIYAAPKLGFLTLSGLIIFGQLVTSMILDHFGLLGTEKTPVNWQRLLGGVVIFIGVLLTLQR
- a CDS encoding MATE family efflux transporter yields the protein MSNVSSITTTRYELKQLFHLMIPILVTQFSQAGLGLIDTIMAGHLSPVDLAAIAVGVGLWIPVMLLFSGIMIATTPLVAEANGARTPEKIASIARQSLWIALILGIIAALILQIMPFLLPVLGVPEVLLPKASLFLHAIGLGMPAVTMYAALRGYSEALGHPRPVTAISLIALMVLVPLNFIFMHGWGPIPELGSAGCGFATAILQWLMFIALATYVLKASAYKKTQPFATFEKINPDWIKRILRLGFPIGLAIFFEVSLFSTAAIVLSPLGETLVAAHQIAMSVTSQLFMIPMSLAIALTIRVGTYYGEKNWQAMHKVQYLGLATGTVFAFATMALIWFFRPEIVSIYTSDYEVTQVALYLLLFAMAYQLMDAWQVSAAGCLRGMQDTKGPMWITMIAYWVIAFPVGIYLARFTQMQAAGVWVGLIVGLSVACILLLTRLYKINHRLKMP
- a CDS encoding ABC1 kinase family protein, with the translated sequence MAKTARTPGRRFMKLASMTASIATKTVSNSIKNFNADEEQKNASRTKLFQDIGIQIADTLGEMKGAVMKVGQIASQYKDIFPPEVARAISKLQRQAPAMPFAEIKAQVEKELGKPLQKIFKSFDEQPFAAASIGQVHKAILPNGQQVVVKVQYPGVDEACESDLKQVRLALRLMGVLKIDRKLQDQLFKEIQDSLDNELNYEIEAQNLEVARTFHQTLDNKIIIPQVYSDYSSRHILTLSLEQGESIETASTWSQDTRNELGRRLLRAIGQEIFYLKRFHCDPHPGNFAFREDGTVIIYDYGGVKTLSTEIVSNFKTLINAAREGNITEMEQKLDDLHSITTQGKFPEDLYRQWLEVLMRPLITHYDFAENSAHHDGVELLKPSLKYWDVFKPSPDTLMVNRTVSGHYWNLIHLKVNDNLNDLFEELVPPRV
- a CDS encoding type B 50S ribosomal protein L31, with protein sequence MRPDIHPDYQQVLFHDTNADVYFVIGSTLKPTQTREYEGQTYPYVTLDISSASHPFYTGEQRQTSNEGRVASFNKRFARFKRSH